Part of the Desulfomonilaceae bacterium genome, GCCATTCAGACTGTTGAAGTATTTTATCATCTCCGGTTTTGCGGCCATCAGCATTGTCACCCTTCTGCTGGGAGCATTCCTGTATACTAGAAGTGTCGACACTCTGTTAAAAGGAGCTGAAAATTACGCTCGTCTTTTGGCTGAAAACCTTAATTACAATATATTCGTAGGATTCTACGCCCCGCTCAAAGCTCGCGGCATGGCCATGGACCTGAGGAAATGGGACCAATTCGGGGCATTGGATTCCTTGATCAAGGATTTCACCTACGGCCTCAAAATTGATCGAATCAAAATTATCGACAAAGACCGCAAGATTGTCTACAGCACTGATTATGACCTTATAGGAAAATATGAACAGCAAAACCAGGCGGTAGATGAAGCCCTTCAAAACGGAAAGGATCAGACCAAAATACGCCAGGGTGAGAGGACATCCAACAATTGGTATGGCGTATGGCTGGCCGACACATATTATCCCCTCCGGGAAGGAACAGGAAATTACTGGATGCTGGGCGCCATTTACGGGGTGATTCAGATAACCCAGGACGTTTCTGATCAGTACGTAAATGTTCAACGCTACATCATAGTCATACTACTTGTAGCCAGCGGTCTCATGGCGTTCCTGTTCGTCGCCTTGACACTTATTGTGCGTCGTGGAGAGCGCATTCTTATAGAAAGGGCTGATCAGCAGAAGCGCCTGGAGGAAAAACTTCAGCAATCCGAAAAACTTGCGTCTATTGGACAAATGGTTGCGACCATAGCCCACGAAATCCGGAACCCTCTTGGAATAATAAGGTCTTCAGCGGAAGTTCTTGCCAAAAAGACCAACCCCGATGTCTCGAAAATCAAAAAATTCGCGGGCATCATCCTGGAAGAGGCTACTCGTCTCAGTTTAATTCTGACTGATTTTCTGGATTTCGCGCGGCCTAAACTCCCAGCGTCCAATCCGGTAGACGTGAAAGACGTTGTGGCCCGAGTCAGGAACATTCTCGAGCATGAAATAGTCTCGCGCAAGATATCATGGACGGAATCTTCCGACGAATCCGAATATGACTCTTTAATCCTTGGTGACGCCGATCAACTCTATCAAGCCTTTTTGAACGTAGCGATGAACGCTTTTGAGTCTATGGATGAAAATGGACGTTTCGAAATTTTTGTTCAACCCCAGGAATCTTCTATTAAAATAACTTTTGCCGACGACGGGCAAGGGATCAAGAAAGAAAACCTGAACAAAATATTCACGCCTTTTTTTACTACAAACCAGATGGGAACCGGTTTGGGGCTGGCTGTAGTTCACAACATCATCACCGCGCATAATGGCGAGATATCCGTTTACAGTGAAGAAGGTCACGGCGCAACATTCAGCATTATCCTACCCCGAAAAATCCCGTCTCGAGAGTAGGTTCATACAAACGAGGTCGACTTATGGCTACTGTGCTTGTTGTGGACGACGAAAAAAATTATCTTTATGTCCTTGAGGACTTGCTCACGGATGAGGGATACAGTGTATTGACAGCTTCCTCAGGATCCGAAGCGCTGGAAATAATAAAGGATCAACAGGTAGACGCAATATTGTCGGACATCAAAATGCCTGGAATCAACGGGATTGAACTCTTAGAGAGAGTTATGGCGCACGACCCTGGACTACCCGTCATTCTGATGACCGCTTTCGCCGAGGTTGATCAGGCTGTTTCCGCCATGAAAAAGGGAGCGATAGATCATATCCAAAAACCATTTGATAATGACGATATCAAACTCGCCGTAACCAGAGCCGTTCAAAGAAGAAGCATGAACCCAAATCCTACACGAGCAGGAGTGGAATCCGATCCGGTTTGGGATTCGATTATCGGCGTATCAGAGGCCATGGATCGCGTTTTTCAGATAGTGAAAAGAGTCGCAGACACGTCAGCTACAGTATTGATCTCCGGTCAGTCTGGAACAGGCAAGGAGGTTGTAGCCAAGGCCCTTCATAAAGCTTCTTCCCGTTCGTCTCAGGCTTTTGTTTCGATTAACTGCGCGGCCATACCGGAGACTCTTCTTGAATCTGAATTGTTCGGCTATGAAAAGGGCGCGTTCACCGGGGCAGTTTCAAACAAACTTGGTAAATTTGAAGTGGCCGACGGCGGAGTCCTTTTTCTTGACGAGATAGGAGAAATGTCACTCAATCTGCAGGTCAAGTTGCTGCGCGTGCTTCAGGAGCAAGAATTCCAACGGGTCGGCGGAAACAAGGACATCAGGGTGGACATCAGGCTGATTGCCGCCACCAACAAGGATCTACAGCAACAGGTTGACGCCGGCCTCTTCAGGTCCGATCTGTTTTTTCGACTCAATGTTGTGCATGTCCCCATGCCGGCATTGAAGGATCGAAGTGGAGATATACCGCTGTTGGCTTCCCATTTTCTGAAAAAATCCTGTGAGCGTTTTGGGAAAAATATTACCGAAATTCAAGGGGATGTATTACGACTCCTGTGTTCATATTCCTGGCCCGGAAATGTCAGGGAATTGGAAAATGCGATAGAATACGCTATTCTAATGTCAAGGGGTCATTCTATCATGATGGATGACCTTCCAAACCAGATCAAGTCATTTGCGAATTCAACTCCAACGCATTTAGTCGGAGTCGACGCAAGCGGCGGTCTTATGGACGCACTTGACGCGATCGAGGAAAAAATGATCAGGGATGCCTTGAGGAAAGCTGGAAATATTCAGGCGCAAGCGGCTAAGATGTTGGGTATATCGAGAAGCAATCTTCAATATAAGATGAAAAAGTATGGGCTTCTGTCTTGATCTGGCTTATCTACAGGATATCGTGGGTTGACACGATATATGAATTACATTATAGCAAATGTAATTTCAAATTGATGAGGTAATTTTCTCTGTAATGATGGAGAAGAGGGTCTTAACCATGCGAAATTTATTTAAATGTGGAGTATGGGTTATTTTTGGTCTCTGCGTGTCTTCTTTGGCGCACGGCCAGTATTATGACGACGCTAACTATCAGAACAGTCCATATAGTTATGGAGATTCTCAGGCGACGCCTCCGGCTTATTCCAACCAGAGGCCGGCCAATTCGCAGCAATATTACAACAACACAGCGCCAGCGCCCAACCTGCAATATGACTCGAGAGACGCTGAACGAATTTTGCGCGAACAGATGGAGCGCGCGTCGGAACCCGAAAGCCCGGCTCCCACGCAGCAACAACCGCAAATGTATGATGATTATTATGGACATCGCATGCACGATGAAGGACAAATCCAGAGAGTCATTGTCGAGGCCAAAAACATCGGTGGGCTTGTCAGGAACCGTAATGGAAAAGCCTTTATAATTATAGACAAGAGAAATTTTCAGTTTTATCTGTTTGATAGGGAAGGCAGGTTGCTACGCGTAGGACCAGTAGCGATCGGGAAGGGAAAAACCCGGGTTGGCGCTTTTGAAACACCTGTGGGAGTCTTTCCCATAAGAAGCAAAATTCCTGTCGCTGATTGGGTGAGGCCTGACTGGTATTTCATAGAGGAAGGCGAGCCTGTTCCAGCAAGATGGGAAGACCGTAGGGTTCCAGGGTTCTTCCGATACAAACTGGTGTTTGATGGCGCCAGATACATTCACTATGCTGAAGCTACAGGCGGCAGGTTGACCCATGGATGTCTTGGACTTGATTGGCAGGACGCCGAAGCTGTTTTTCACACGCTTAGCGTTGGCTCTTATTGTATAATTGCCGACCAGGGCCTCCTCGCCAGGCTGGCGCGTGGCGAATTCCCGTTGCCCAAGCCTGAAGCCAAACCGGCGGAACCGAAACAAGAACAGACTATCACGGCCAGAGTTGAGCCTTCTGAACCACAGTCCGTTGGAGTTTCCCAGACCGTGAGGGAAATTCAGCCCAAGCCTCTTTCAAATCTGTGGTGATATATCGATCCTGGTTTTTTGGTTATTAAACATCGTTGTCTTGAGCCGCATGAAATGGGTAGTCGCCGCATGACTTTTTATTCACGAATCATAGGATTTCCCGTCCTGCTGTGCGTCGCAGCGTTCTGCGCCTCCTGCCTCACTGCGTCGTTGCCCAAAAGCGCTCGACTGGATGATGCCCAGTCCAGTCCCGGAATGTCGGCCACGCTTCAGGGAGGAGCGGACAAAAGCGTTGTCGGGAAATGGGAGCTTTTGTACCAGCTCAACGATAAAGGAGAACGTCAGAATCCCAGGGATCAGACAAAAACTCAGATCGAATTCACCGACAATGGTCAGGTAGTCTTTAACCGATTCGATAATGAGCATTCCGATAACGTCAAAAGCAGGACAGGGAAATTCACTCTGGACAAGAATGAGATCAGTATTACCGATGACGCTGGAAACACAGTAAAGTGGCCCTTTCAGATCGCGTCGGATTCGTTGATTATCTCCATGCCAGAAGTCAACAAGAAATTCCACTGGAGAAGGATCAACTGAAAACACTACCCAAAATAATATGTTCGGTTTTGTTGTTAGTCGGGGTCTGCCTTTCGGTAGAGCCTACATTCGCTAAGGAAAAAACTGAAATTCTAAGATATGAAGTTTCATGGAATGGAAATCGGGCTGGACACGGCGATATCACTATGAAGACTGACTCCAAAATGATGAGTGTTACCGCTCAGGCTGTTTCGGACGGGGCGCTCAAGGCCTTACTCGAAATCTGGAGCCGGGTTCAGGCGACCTTTTCAGCCAGTACGTTCCTTCCTGAATCTTATCGTTTTCATCTGAAATCCAATCTGTTGCGCTCTGAAGTCGTAGACCTGGCTTTTGACCAGAAAAAAAAGACGGTCCATGTGAATAAGAGCAAAGCTGAAGGGGTGGAAAGTCATTCCGAAAAGTCTGGTGGCCTCCACGATCCCATAAGCGCCGTTTATTTGCTTCGCAATCAGAAAGACCTGGACAAGCCGCTTTTTGTAGATATTTACGATGGAAAGGACAAAGCCAGACTTTTCGTGTATCCGGAAGGGCCGGAAACCGTAAATGTTAAAGCGGGATGCCTTTCCGCTGTCCGTATGGCCCTGCGCCTTGAGCGTCTTGGACGCGAGCCCAAAGAAATCGCTAAGGGCAAGTTGTGGATCTCCAATGATGAAAATAGAATCCCCCTTCTTCTAACGTCTTCTCCAATAGTTGGCACAATCAGGTTTGAACTGGTTCATGCCCAGATGTAAAACCCGCCTCTCAAATCGCCTGTATTCTTCTTAGTCGTCATAATCCGCTGATGTGTAAGGAAAACTTGTTGAGCCAGGATCTTTCACAGCAAATATTTAGGGAGGTTCTGAGTCTTTGCGACGAGAGTTACCTTGTCGGCGGCGCTGTACGTGACCTTTTACTAGGCAGTCATACAGTGACGGACCTGGACTTCGCTGTTGAAGGAGACGGCTATGAAATAGCGCGCTCGCTGGCTAACCGCATGGGGGCATGTTCTTCTTTTGTGCCCCTGGATAAGGAACGACGCACGGGCAGGGTTGTAATACGCCATGACCATCAAAACGTAGTCGACATTTCCAGTATCAGAGGATCAGGAATCACCGAGGATCTCTATTCTCGTGACTTCACCATCAACGCCATGGCGATTCATCTTTGGGACGCAATCAATGGCCGACTTCCCTCCGGTGTTGTGGATCCTATGATGGGACGCCAGGATCTTCGAGACAGGATAATCCGGATCTGCACAGGTGGTTCGTTTCCTGATGATCCAATCAGAATGCTCAGGGCATTCAGGTTTGCTTTGTGTCTGGACTTCAGAATCAGCGAGGAAACCCGGGCAGGGATAGAGCAACACTCCAATCTGGTAAAGCTGGTATCAGGAGAACGAATCAGGGACGAATTCGCCATTATTCTGTCATACGGTCGATCCTCTCACGCTATTGGAGAAATGGCTTCATTATCTCTTATATCCGCCATTTTTCCGGAATTAGAAGCCACGATGGGATTTGAACAAAACGCTTTCCATCATCTGGATGTTTGGGGACATACGCTTGAAACTATTGCAAACCTCGAGCGGACTGTAGAACACCTTTCGGGAATTTTTGGATCCCTTTCCGTCCGGATTAAGGACTACCTTTTTGACGAGCCGGTTTCCGGGAGACCCAGAATCTGGCTGATGAAACTCGCCCTGCTTTTTCATGACTGCGGCAAACCTGGTTCTTTAACTGTAGGCCCTAACGGTCGTCGTCGGTTTATCGGACATGAAAAGTTTTCCAAGGCCCTTTGTATCGACGCAGGGAGCAGGATCAAGCTCGCGTCCAGGGAGCTTTCCGAGGTTTCGACCTGGGTTGAGGGCCACATGAGGACCTCTATCCTTACCAACGAGAACCTCTCACAGAGAGCCATTGTTAGACTTCATCAGAGATTTGGCCTGGATCTCATTGGTCTGGTCCTGATTTACCTTTCTGATCTATTTGCGGCCAAAGGACCGGCGAGGAAATCTGTTGATTTCGAGAGGGCTAAGGTCAGAGCCTACGAGACGATTGAGCTTGCGTTCAAGCATGAAAGCTCGCCGATCAAGCCCCTGTTGGATGGTTTTGCGATCATGGATGAATTTGGACTGGAACAGGGACCGCTCCTTGGAGCGATCATCAGATGGCTGGTAACAGAGCAAACTCTCGGTTCCATCAACGATAGAAGTCAAGCCGTTGACGCTGTTCGCCGCTATCTTGCCCATGGGTCGACAAAATTGGACAGCGGAGCTGAACGTGGAGTTTAAAAACGTAGACTTTTCAGTTTCGGATTTCCAATCCGCTAGAACAATTTTGGCGTCTAGCCCGAGTTTGTTTGGCAGTAAACACCACTCGTACCAGACGCCAAAAATAGAAGAAAAAGATTAAAGTTTTATATAATTAGATTCTGTAACTAACTATTCCTTGCCCAGCGACGCCCCAAGATTCTCCTTCAGAAGGTCGCCGAGATTAGAAGCTACCACATCCTGGCTACCGGCGTAGCCCTTCTGATCATAGTCAGCCGTCCTCTCGAGACTCTTGATCGATAGCGCTATCTTCTTGTCTTTCTTGTTGACCTTCAACACAACAGCGGTTAGTTCAGCTCCCTCTTTTGTGAAATCGTGGGGTGAACTGACCCTTTCTTTGGAGAGTTCGGAGACGTGAATCATCCCCTCGATACCCTCTTCTATTTCAAGGAATACTCCAAAATCCGTTATGGACGAAACCTTGCCGGCAACCTTGGCCCCAGGAGGATATCTGTCGGGAACGGTTTCCCATGGATCTTCCTGCATCTGTTTGATCCCAAGGGAAAAACGCTCGTTTTCTTTATCAATATTGAGCACGACAGCCTGAACTGTTTGCCCTTTCTTGTACAACTCTCCCGGGTGTTTGATCCGCTGTGTCCAGGATATGTCGGAAATATGAACCAAGCCATCAATACCTTCATCAATTCCGACAAAGACTCCAAAATCGGTCACATTTCGGATTTTACCCTCAATCTTTGTACCTTCAGGATAACGTTCGGCTATTACATCCCATGGATTGGACCGTAACTGTTTCATCCCCAGTGAGATTCTTTTCTGTTCCTTATCCACATTCAGGACTATGACATCAACGTCTTCACCGATATGGACCATTTTCGAAGGATGACGCGGTTTCTTGGTCCAGGCCATTTCTGAAACATGAACAAGTCCTTCGACACCTTGCTCCAGTTCAATGAAAACACCGTAATCCGTAATGCTGACAACCTTACCGGACCATTTGGAGCCGATAGGATAACTCTGGTCAACGGTTTCCCACGGATCAGGGACCAATTGTTTAAGTCCCAGCGACACTCTTTCCTTGTCACTGTCGAACTTCAACACCTTGACCTTGATCTCGTCTCCAACCTTGATCATGTCAGCCGGATGGTTGATACGACCCCAGGACATATCGGTTATATGAAGCAGCCCGTCAATCCCGCCGAGATCAACAAAGGCGCCGTAATCGGTAATGTTTTTTACCACGCCCGTAAAGATTTCTCCGCTTTCGAGAGCAGTAGAGATAAAGTCTTTACGCTGGTCTCGAGACTTATCGAGAAGCGGTCTTCTGGAGAGCACTATGTTCCCGCGCTTACGGTTATACTTAAGAACATTGAATTCGAATGTCTCACCAATGTATTTGTCGAAATTACGGACGGGTTTTAGATCGATCTGGGAACCTGGAAGGAACGCCGGGACACCGATATCCACCTGCATGCCGCCTTTTACGCGAGCTACGACTTTGCCGAGAATCGTCTTTTCAGTTTCACATATCTGAGCTATCTCATCCCAAATTTTGATCTTGTCAGCCTTGGTCTTAGAGATTCTTACCCCACCAGAGTCGCCCATGTCTTCAAGAAAGACTTCGACCTCATCCCCCACTGAGACAGTCAGATCGCCTTCAGCGTTCGTAAACTGGTCGATGGGTATTTGTCCTTCAGATTTAGACCCGACGTCAATCATAATGCTCTCGGGTGTGATCTGTACGATAACACCCTTGACTATCTGGCCTTCCTGGGCTTTGTGAAAACTGCTTTCGACAAGTTCAGCGAAATTTTCTTCTTTAGTGTTATCCTGCCCCTCTTCTTCGTTAGTTAAGTTGTCAATAGATTGGGTTTCCAAGTTTTCCATCCAGTAAGCACCCCCAGACTCTTTTGTCCGCCTTCGGTATTTCAACTAAGCTGAGTAATCGATTATTCATATACCATCTGTGACATTGTTACAAGAAAAAGTTGTCGCAACGGAGTTTTTTTCTCTATCATCCTCAAATCTCGCCATCTTTGGGGAACCGTTTCTCTCTTATGCGCTCCAACATGAATGACACAACCTCATCAGGCGCCAGCCGCGTTGTGTCAAGAATTACGGCGTCCGAAGCAGGGACCATCGGCGCTACACTTCTGGTTTCATCCCTATAATCCCGAGCGCGCATTTCAGACAAAACCTGCGAGTAATAGATGCTCTCGCCCTTTTCCACCAGTTCCGAGTATCGTCGCTTCGCTCTTTCTTCAGGGTCCGCAGTCAAGAAAAATTTTACCTGGGCAAAGGGAAACACTATCGCTCCCATGTCTCGGCCCTCAGCCACAATGTTGCGTTCGCTCGCGACAGACCGTTGTAACCCAAGGAGGGCTTTGCGAGCTTCCGCTTTGGCTGAAAATTTTGACGCCGCCACCCCTATTTCTTCTGATCGAATCTCCGCGCTGATATCCTCACCGTCAAGAAAAAGCTTCATGCCTCCGGAAATCGGCTGAATCGAAATCCTGATCGAACTCAGCGTGCCTTCTGATATGCAATCACATTCCGGGGACACCTTTCGTCTCAGGAGGGCCAGGGCTAAGGCCCGGTACAACGCCCCACTGTCCAGCATAAAGAAGCCGAGACACTCAGCCAGCTTACGCGCTATGGTGGTCTTTCCCGCTCCGGCTGGACCGTCTATTGCGATAACGAATCCAGATTGATTGCCAATCCTGTCCCTATTTATTGTCATTCCACTTCATCATCCGAATTGGTCCGTTCTTTCATCATTAATCCGGTCGCTCAAGAGATCGTCACTCAACCTCGTGTCACCATTTTCAGGGCGTCAATAAACTTCATGTTCTGTTCTTCAAGTCCGACTGTGACACGTATGTGGTCAGGAAGCCCAAAGCTCTTTAAATGCCTCACGATAACCCCTTCCTTCAGGAGAGCGGCGTAGACTTCCCCGGCGTTCAAATTCGGCTTGAAAGCTATGAAGTTAGCCTGGGAAGGGATAGGCTCAAATCCCAAAGAGGCAAGTCTTTCATGCAGAAATCTTTTACCTGATAAGTTCAGTTGACGAGACTTCCTGATGTGATCATCGTCCCCAAGGGCCGCCCGTGCGGCTTCCTGCGCCAAAAGATTAACATTGAATGGGGCTCTCACTTTGTTCAACAATTCAATCAGCCATGTGTGGGCTACGCCATAACCGATTCTCATGCCTGCAAGTCCGTATATTTTTGAGAAAGTCCTTAAAACGATCAGGTTGTCGAAACGTGAAAGATAATCAAGACCTGACGGATATTCTTCGGCGTCAACGTATTCATAATAGGCTTCATCGAGCGCTAGAAGCGCATTTACTTTTTTCGTCTCGCTTAGAAGTTCCTCTAGCTCTGAACGGCTGATGACGGTTCCCGTAGGACTATGCGGATTCGACACGAATACCAGTCGAGTCCTTGAGTTTAAAGCCCGAATCGTAGCGCTTATGTCGGGTCGAAACTTTTTCAATGGGACTAAAACCGATTTACCTCCGAAGAGTCTAGTCACTATCTTGTACATTGAGAAAGCGTTTTCCGGCATTACTACTTCATCTTCGACACTGACAAAAACATGAGACAACATCTGCATGATCTCATCGGAACCATTTCCGAGAGCAAAATGATCCGGATCGAGATCGTATCTGGAGGCTAACGCTCTTCGAAGTTCAGGACAGGATGATTCCGGATATATGTTGGCCATCCCCAGATTTTTAACAATCGCGTCAACCGCCTTGGGAGACGGTCCCAAAGGATTCTCATTCGAGGCCAGCTTGATGGCTCCGGAGATCCCAAGCTCACGCTCCACTTCCGCTATAGGTTTGCCGGGAATGTATTCAGGGATTGACAGGATATGAGGCAATACTTTCGAGATCGCCCACTCCGGTATGCTGTAACTCATAACTCCAGGAACCTCTCTTGATCGTCGTGCGGTAGAAACTGCGAGGCCGGCCGCCGAACATGCGGGGAATGACTTTTATAGCTTTTGCGGCGCCACAGGTCAACCCCATGTTGGACACGGATGAATTCAAAGAAACATCTGGGCAAAAATCATTTTTCTTGACAAGGAGACTCAAAGTTACTAGCGTTAATATATCAAATAAAACAGCTTTTTATAATGAAAACATCATCTAAAACATATACAAAGCTCGTTACCTTAAGTTTCGTAATCGCGCTCGAGATCTCTATGATCCCAAGCGCTATGCCTTATTCCGCTTCACCGCCGGCGCCCAAGTTCCCTTCTACAGTAGAACTACCCGTAATTGTGGGGCAATTTGAACATAAAAGACAGGCCCCTGCCCCTGATCATTCCGAGCGCTACCTGCCCTACACGCTGAATCATGGTCTCCGCATGGCCTTGCCGGCGCCGATGCGCAACAACTTCGATTTTGACGCGGGGTTTGATAAGTGGAAAGGTCTCCCAACATTTAAAATGGACTGTTTTATACCGGTCAAGGCCTGGCCCGACAAGAGCGTGTTCTTCGCTCCCCGGGCGCTTCTTACCGGTAATAAAGAGAGCTACGCGATCGGAGCCGGCATACGGCAACTAGTCACATCTGAAGTTATGGTGGGGTTTCACTCGTTCTATGATTGGACCCGGCCGAGGCGATTGGCGGATGATTTCCTGCGTGAGGCCGGAGTAGGAATTGAATTCTCCGCTTTGCCCGGTAGGTATTCGGACCTGACTTTGTCGGCTAACGCCTATTTCCCCGTTAACAGCCGTGAGGAAATTGGAAAAGATGGAGTGTCGCTTTTTCAGGAAAGCCTGCCAAGTGGAGCCGACGCGAGGATCAGCTTCCTGCTCCCTCCCATTGTTTCCTGGCTTGACTTTCGTCTGAACGCCTCCGCTCATCGTTATGCGGGACAAGCGTCGGATCGCTCCGGTTACCAGGCTGCGTTATCTGTCAACTCCAGGGATGGCATGTTCAATTTGCGCCTCGAACAGGGCAATGACAGCCGCTGGGGCCGGCATTACAACGTGACTGCCGGGTTGCGGGTAGATTTTGACTGGAACTCCATTATCGAAGCCAAGAATCCATTTTCAGCTCCCTACAAGTATTCAGAGACCAGGTATAACCGCAAAGTAAGAAACAG contains:
- a CDS encoding ATP-binding protein, whose amino-acid sequence is MSIAESKKFDNASSTNGAGPFRLLKYFIISGFAAISIVTLLLGAFLYTRSVDTLLKGAENYARLLAENLNYNIFVGFYAPLKARGMAMDLRKWDQFGALDSLIKDFTYGLKIDRIKIIDKDRKIVYSTDYDLIGKYEQQNQAVDEALQNGKDQTKIRQGERTSNNWYGVWLADTYYPLREGTGNYWMLGAIYGVIQITQDVSDQYVNVQRYIIVILLVASGLMAFLFVALTLIVRRGERILIERADQQKRLEEKLQQSEKLASIGQMVATIAHEIRNPLGIIRSSAEVLAKKTNPDVSKIKKFAGIILEEATRLSLILTDFLDFARPKLPASNPVDVKDVVARVRNILEHEIVSRKISWTESSDESEYDSLILGDADQLYQAFLNVAMNAFESMDENGRFEIFVQPQESSIKITFADDGQGIKKENLNKIFTPFFTTNQMGTGLGLAVVHNIITAHNGEISVYSEEGHGATFSIILPRKIPSRE
- a CDS encoding sigma-54 dependent transcriptional regulator, which produces MATVLVVDDEKNYLYVLEDLLTDEGYSVLTASSGSEALEIIKDQQVDAILSDIKMPGINGIELLERVMAHDPGLPVILMTAFAEVDQAVSAMKKGAIDHIQKPFDNDDIKLAVTRAVQRRSMNPNPTRAGVESDPVWDSIIGVSEAMDRVFQIVKRVADTSATVLISGQSGTGKEVVAKALHKASSRSSQAFVSINCAAIPETLLESELFGYEKGAFTGAVSNKLGKFEVADGGVLFLDEIGEMSLNLQVKLLRVLQEQEFQRVGGNKDIRVDIRLIAATNKDLQQQVDAGLFRSDLFFRLNVVHVPMPALKDRSGDIPLLASHFLKKSCERFGKNITEIQGDVLRLLCSYSWPGNVRELENAIEYAILMSRGHSIMMDDLPNQIKSFANSTPTHLVGVDASGGLMDALDAIEEKMIRDALRKAGNIQAQAAKMLGISRSNLQYKMKKYGLLS
- a CDS encoding L,D-transpeptidase: MRNLFKCGVWVIFGLCVSSLAHGQYYDDANYQNSPYSYGDSQATPPAYSNQRPANSQQYYNNTAPAPNLQYDSRDAERILREQMERASEPESPAPTQQQPQMYDDYYGHRMHDEGQIQRVIVEAKNIGGLVRNRNGKAFIIIDKRNFQFYLFDREGRLLRVGPVAIGKGKTRVGAFETPVGVFPIRSKIPVADWVRPDWYFIEEGEPVPARWEDRRVPGFFRYKLVFDGARYIHYAEATGGRLTHGCLGLDWQDAEAVFHTLSVGSYCIIADQGLLARLARGEFPLPKPEAKPAEPKQEQTITARVEPSEPQSVGVSQTVREIQPKPLSNLW
- a CDS encoding lipocalin family protein, with amino-acid sequence MTFYSRIIGFPVLLCVAAFCASCLTASLPKSARLDDAQSSPGMSATLQGGADKSVVGKWELLYQLNDKGERQNPRDQTKTQIEFTDNGQVVFNRFDNEHSDNVKSRTGKFTLDKNEISITDDAGNTVKWPFQIASDSLIISMPEVNKKFHWRRIN
- a CDS encoding DUF3108 domain-containing protein, coding for MALSDRVGFVDYLHARSQQEIPLEKDQLKTLPKIICSVLLLVGVCLSVEPTFAKEKTEILRYEVSWNGNRAGHGDITMKTDSKMMSVTAQAVSDGALKALLEIWSRVQATFSASTFLPESYRFHLKSNLLRSEVVDLAFDQKKKTVHVNKSKAEGVESHSEKSGGLHDPISAVYLLRNQKDLDKPLFVDIYDGKDKARLFVYPEGPETVNVKAGCLSAVRMALRLERLGREPKEIAKGKLWISNDENRIPLLLTSSPIVGTIRFELVHAQM
- a CDS encoding 30S ribosomal protein S1 — protein: MENLETQSIDNLTNEEEGQDNTKEENFAELVESSFHKAQEGQIVKGVIVQITPESIMIDVGSKSEGQIPIDQFTNAEGDLTVSVGDEVEVFLEDMGDSGGVRISKTKADKIKIWDEIAQICETEKTILGKVVARVKGGMQVDIGVPAFLPGSQIDLKPVRNFDKYIGETFEFNVLKYNRKRGNIVLSRRPLLDKSRDQRKDFISTALESGEIFTGVVKNITDYGAFVDLGGIDGLLHITDMSWGRINHPADMIKVGDEIKVKVLKFDSDKERVSLGLKQLVPDPWETVDQSYPIGSKWSGKVVSITDYGVFIELEQGVEGLVHVSEMAWTKKPRHPSKMVHIGEDVDVIVLNVDKEQKRISLGMKQLRSNPWDVIAERYPEGTKIEGKIRNVTDFGVFVGIDEGIDGLVHISDISWTQRIKHPGELYKKGQTVQAVVLNIDKENERFSLGIKQMQEDPWETVPDRYPPGAKVAGKVSSITDFGVFLEIEEGIEGMIHVSELSKERVSSPHDFTKEGAELTAVVLKVNKKDKKIALSIKSLERTADYDQKGYAGSQDVVASNLGDLLKENLGASLGKE
- the cmk gene encoding (d)CMP kinase is translated as MTINRDRIGNQSGFVIAIDGPAGAGKTTIARKLAECLGFFMLDSGALYRALALALLRRKVSPECDCISEGTLSSIRISIQPISGGMKLFLDGEDISAEIRSEEIGVAASKFSAKAEARKALLGLQRSVASERNIVAEGRDMGAIVFPFAQVKFFLTADPEERAKRRYSELVEKGESIYYSQVLSEMRARDYRDETRSVAPMVPASDAVILDTTRLAPDEVVSFMLERIREKRFPKDGEI
- the hisC gene encoding histidinol-phosphate transaminase — encoded protein: MSYSIPEWAISKVLPHILSIPEYIPGKPIAEVERELGISGAIKLASNENPLGPSPKAVDAIVKNLGMANIYPESSCPELRRALASRYDLDPDHFALGNGSDEIMQMLSHVFVSVEDEVVMPENAFSMYKIVTRLFGGKSVLVPLKKFRPDISATIRALNSRTRLVFVSNPHSPTGTVISRSELEELLSETKKVNALLALDEAYYEYVDAEEYPSGLDYLSRFDNLIVLRTFSKIYGLAGMRIGYGVAHTWLIELLNKVRAPFNVNLLAQEAARAALGDDDHIRKSRQLNLSGKRFLHERLASLGFEPIPSQANFIAFKPNLNAGEVYAALLKEGVIVRHLKSFGLPDHIRVTVGLEEQNMKFIDALKMVTRG
- a CDS encoding inverse autotransporter beta domain-containing protein, translating into MIPSAMPYSASPPAPKFPSTVELPVIVGQFEHKRQAPAPDHSERYLPYTLNHGLRMALPAPMRNNFDFDAGFDKWKGLPTFKMDCFIPVKAWPDKSVFFAPRALLTGNKESYAIGAGIRQLVTSEVMVGFHSFYDWTRPRRLADDFLREAGVGIEFSALPGRYSDLTLSANAYFPVNSREEIGKDGVSLFQESLPSGADARISFLLPPIVSWLDFRLNASAHRYAGQASDRSGYQAALSVNSRDGMFNLRLEQGNDSRWGRHYNVTAGLRVDFDWNSIIEAKNPFSAPYKYSETRYNRKVRNSLVSRVNRKYDLPEDRYERRSTLMASVMGETVTFTGGFPNLPYSSLTVQISQSPWRDLSEVLTDDKGVYYGAISLPPGVCRIRLLHKPSGRVTEPKTVVISDPEFSSESERSSGANDL